GGAGTATTAAATGGGTCTGTGTTCTGTTTTTTCTCGGGAATTTTAAGAAAAATAGCCGAAAACAGAGGCACCTGCGTTAGAGCAAATACCCAACTAAGTAGCAGTGATATACACAATACAACAAACAAATCGTGAACATAGGTTCCTGCTGTGTCTTTTGACAGAACAGCTGGAAGAAATGCAAAAACTGCGATAAGCGTTGCTCCTAAAAGGGGCCAGGCTGTACGTTTGGCAGGGATAGTAAATGTGCTTTTACTGCGTCTGCCTTGCTGCTGCATTCTGACTAATATTCCGTCTATAACCACAATTGCGTTATCAACCAACATTCCCATTGCTACTATAAACGCACCAAGCGAGATACGTTGTAACGTGCCATCTGTGACATAAAGGAACGGAAATGTCGCTACTACGGTAAGAGCGAGTCCTCCGCCGATAATCAAACCACTTCGTAAACCCATGGTTATCATCAGTATCAAAACTACTGTAGCTACTGACATTATAAGGTTTATCATAAAGTCGTTTATCGCGTCTCGGACTATATCGGGCTGGAAGAATATTTTTTCAAAATCGTAGCCCGCAGGCATTTGAGCATGTAGCTCCGACATGCATTTATCGACACGTTCGCCTAAATCAATAATATTGTAGCCCGACTCCATTGATATCGAAATACCAATAGCTTGCTTGTTATTTAAGTGTAGCGTGTTTTTCATCGGATCAGGGTAGGTGCGTACAATTTCGGCGAAATCGGAGAGTTTGAAAATATCTTGGTTAAATCCTGTAATTACGATGTTTTCTAAATCTGTAATGCTGTTTGCTTTTCCGCTGACTTTCACACGTAATTGCTCATCTCCAGTAGTAAGCATTCCTGCATAAAGCGATGAGTTATAGTCGTTTATAGTTGTTATAAGCTGTAAAGGCAAAATTCCCATTTGTGCCATTTTTTCCTGCGACAATACTATTTCAACTACTTCGTTTTGCTCACCGTAGATTGCGACTTTGCGCACTCCTTCAACTTGTAGTAGATTGCGTTTGATATATTGCGCGTAATCCGACATCTCTGAAAGTGAGTAGCCGTCAGAGGTCATTGCGTAAAACATGCCGTAGACGTCTCCTATATCATCAATAACCATTGGTTCTTGTGCTCCCTTAGGAAGTTTTGGTGTCGCGTTTTTAAGTTTACGTCTCAAAAACTCCCAACGTTGCTCAATCTCCTCTTGTGGAACGGTCATTTTTAGCTCAACGTCAATCATCGAGACATTAGCGGTCGACTGTGACTTTATGCTCTCAATATCAGCTAATTCGCTTATTGCGTCTTCTAACACAGATGTTACTTGCATTTCTACTTCATGCGCAGACGCACCCGGATATACGGTCACAACTTTGGCAATCATGACTACAATTTCAGGGTCTTCTAACTTACTGATATAGCGATATGAGTACAATCCAGCTATAAATAACGCTACTATCAGAAAATAAAAAATGTTCTTTTTTCTGAATACAAGTTCCGAAATATGCATTATAATAATCCTCCGATATTTGTTTCACTAATAGGCTCTATGATTTCAACTTTCTCGTTGTCTTTGAGCGAATTAACGCCCGATACAACTATAGTTTCATCGCCCTTTAGCCCCGATTTTATACTAACTTTACCATCTCCATATATCTCTCCAATTTCGATAGCGTATTTGTTTACAATCGAATCGGATTTGTTGACAATCCATATGTTAGGCTCTTCATTATTGTAAAATATTGCGCCAAGCGGTATAACCAAGTCGTTGCTGTCGGTGCGTTTGTACTCCATTGTTATGGCTACCTCCATACCCGGAAAAACTCTTTTGTCAGATTGTGGACCTAAACCGTAGTACATTCTGTAAAGTAAACTGCTGTTGGCTTTTGCCTGATAGTTAAGTAGTTGTAATGGTATTTCTGAAGCATCATCAATATTAAGTTTGCAAGTAACTTTTTTAATCTTGTCTCGTTCGACAAAAAGTTTAGATGGAATATCGACCTCTACCTTATATGAGTTCACATCTAACAGATCAGCAATGGGCATTCCAATGTTTACAATTTCACCTTTTTGGAAATTTATGTTTTGGATATAGCCCGAGAAAGGAGCGTAGAGCTTAGTGTCGTTTAACTGATCCTTTGCACGATTTAGCTGTGCTGTGATCATCTTTTCTCCTGCTACAACTTTTTGATAATCAGCCTCAGTAACCGCGTTTTGTTTATAAAGTTCAATAACCCGACTTGTTTCGGTAGTAACCTTATTGTATTCGGCTTGAGCCACAGATAGTTGCAGTTGATAGTCGCGTGGGTCCATTTCTGCAACCAATGCCCCTTGCTTTACAAAGTCGCCTTGTTTTACATAAATTGCTTTTATCGGTCCGGCAACTCTAAATGAGAGATTTACGGCACGTGATTCCTTGATTATGCCGGAAAATTCTTTTGTCTCTGTGTCCGATGCTTTTTCAATAGCTGCAACTTTAACTTTTCGTACTATAGCGTCGTTTTCGGGCTTACTGTTACCGCAACCGTTGATAAGTACAAAAATAAATCCCAAAAGTAGTAGTTGTTTAATATTCTTCATAGTGTTTATTATTTTTTCTTGCTATTAATGAGATACAAAAAAACATTAAAATGACGTTATAACCGTTATGGTGTTTCCGAAGTGTTGAAATTCGGGAATGAAACGTACTATGAAAGGTAAAAGGAAAAGGGAGCAAGGTGAAAGTATTTTAAAGCTTTACAAGCTTTTAACTCAATTAACTATATTTGCCATATATAAATTAATTTGCCAGATGCGTGCCAGATATACCTTATTGTTAGTTGTAGCTTTAAAATTGCTGATAGCCACAAGCTCGGCGGCGCAAAGCTTGTCAAACTTAAGGTGTATAGAACTGCCCGCTTCTCAAAGCTATTTGTTTGATACAGCTACTGTTGTTCCAAATTCATTTATTATATATCAGGACGATATAATTATCTCCGATTCGCAGTTTACTTTTTCGTCAGAAACCAAACAGTTAAATATTAGTGGATTAGACTCAAATAAAACTATACGGATTTGTTATAGGGTTTTGCCTCAAGAGATTACAAAGCCCTATTTTGTAATGCAGCCACCAGAAGTAATTTCTACACGTAGTGCTTATCAATTTCAGTTTGACAACAAGCAACCCACTGATATTCAGACAACCTATACACAGCTTGACAAAAGTGGGAGCGTTAGCAGAGGTATTTCAGTTGGAAATAACCGCGATATGTCGCTAACTGGCGGGCTTAACCTGCAAATGTCGGGAAAAATTGCTCCCAATTTGTGGTTAGCAGCTTCGTTAACTGATGCCAATATTCCTATTCAGCCCGAAGGGAATACAGCGCAGTTAAGCGATTTCGACAAAGTATTTATTCAGATATACAACAATAAAATTAGTGCAACATTAGGCGATTATCAACTCTCTATACGTGAAAATCCATTTTTGAAAGTCGATAAAAAACAGCAAGGTTTTTTATTTGAAGTCAAACCACAAAAAAATGATAGTACCAAGTTTATTTACAGCGGATTATCGTCAGCATCGGTCAGTAAAGGAAAATATCATCGCCAGACACTGGTCGCTATTGAGGGCAATCAAGGACCATACAAGCTCTATGGAGCTAATAACGAGCACTTTATTATTGTAATTGCGGCATCGGAGAGAGTTTTTATTGATGGCGTTTTGTTGGAGCGCGGAGAGAATGGTGATTACATTATTGATTATAATGCTGCGGAAATAATGTTTACTCCACGTTGCCCAATCAGCAGGCAGTCAAGAATAACCGTAGAATTTGAATATAGCGACAGGACTTATGCCCGTTTTGTGGCTGCCCATGTAAGTAAATGGGAAAGTAACCGCACGCTCTTTTCCGTAGCCGTGATGTCGGAGAGCGATGCAAAAAATCAAACCTATGATGTTGATTTAAAAGACGAATGGCGAACTCTTCTCGCTGAAGTAGGCGACAATATTGATTCGGCTTTTGTGATTAATGCACACGAAGAGGAATACAATCCAGAAAGCGTTCAGTATGCGCTCCAAGATACCTCATATCAAGGTGTTGACTATCAAATATATCGATATTCGGTTAATAGGGATAGTGCACGTTATAGGGTTGGTTTTTCGTATGTTGGCGCAGGAAACGGTGATTATGTTTCAATAACCGGATATATTAACGGAAGGGTTTACAGATGGGTTGCTCCCGAAAACGGAGTTAAGCAAGGCGATTATGAGCCTATCACACTGCTTATTACACCTAAAAGCAAACAGAATATTGCTCTAAAAGCCGAACACAAATTAAAAAAGAGCACAAAGATATATTCGAATATAACTTATTCTAACTCAGATATTAATACCTTTTCAAAAAAAGATAGTTACGATAATCACGGTGTTGCATTTGTATCGGGTGTTCAGTTCGGAACCGACAGCTCACGATGGTCGAGTAGGGGCGAATATCAGTTTATACACAAGTATTTCGAGACTTTTGAACGATATCGTACCACAGAATTTGAACGCGATTGGAATATCGAAACAGCTTCAGAGCGTGCAAATGAACATATTGCCACATTTGGAGCGCGGTGGAATAATAAGCAAATTGGGGCGGTTGAATATAACGCCGAGGCTTTGGTTAGTGAAAATATTTACAAGGGAATAAAAAATAGCCTACTTGCTAATATCGATACCAAAAAAGTTATCGTAAAATCCAATTTGTCTATAGTCAACTCAGAGAGTGACTCTATTAACAGTAGGTTTGCGAAGGCAGATGTTAAAACAGGTTATCTTATAAAAAATGTTCTTTCGGGGGTAAAGTTGCAGGCGGAGGAAAACCATCGAACAGTTAACAAATTAGTGTTAGACCAATCATCATTTAGGTTTTATGATGCTGCACTGTTCTCTGAAACAAAAGGAACCAACTTATTCAAAATGAATATATCAAGCGGAATTAGAAACGATGAAAAATGTTACAACAGCAGTTTTGAGGAGCTTACAAATGTAAAATATGTGCAGTCGGAATTTGTTTTAAATATTTCACCTACACATAGTTGGGAGTTTATGGCAAATTACAAAAACATTGAGCCTCAAAATCCCGACTATTGGACAGATATTAAGCCGGAAAATACTTTAGGAGGTAGAATTACAAATCGTATCTCTTTGGCTAAGAGGGTAATATCGCTATCGAATTTTTATGAAATTGGGTCGGGTTTGGAATCCAAAAAGGAGTACGCTTACATGAAAACGGTACCCGGCGAGGGAACTCATATCTGGCGTGACCTTAATAACAACTGTATTAAAGAGTTATCGGAATTCGAACTTGCCCCGATTGCTGCTGAAGCTGACTATATCCGCTATTTTATCCCAACAGACGACTATATGAACGCATATTACTGTCGCTATCGTGGCAATATCAATATAAACCTTAACAGGTGGCAAAATAGCAACAAAAAGTTGGTTAAGATTATTGCAAAGCTATCTAACCAGGCAAATTTTCAAGTAAATCATAAAACCATCGACAACAGATTTATCTCTTACGGAAATCCTTTTTTTGTGCCAAATTCTGATTCTGTAATGTTGTCTAATCAACTATCCGGTAGAAATACACTTAGTTACGGTCGTTCAAATGCGCGTTGGGGAGCTGATTATATAATTAGCAAAACGCAGAATAAGCAAATGCTTGACAACGGATTTGAAACACGAACAAATGAGAATCAATCGGTTGTGTTGCGTGTCAACTTTTTACAATTCTTTACTGTTTTAAACGAAGCTGCAATGCAAAAGTCGGCGTACAACTCACAGGCATTTTCCTTTAAAGATTATACCATTGGCTCGTTAAGTGATGAAATTAAACTTGAAATTAATCCCAATATTGCAACTAGGTTTGAGATCAAATATAAATATGCCGATAAAAACAATGATTTGAGTTTAAACAGCGTCGAAGCCCATAATTTTACTCTATCGTTTCAATATTCAAAGGTGCAGAAAGGCAATTTTAATGTCTTAATAGGCTATGTTCATAATAATTTTTCAGGCAATGCGGAAGATCCTACAAATTTTGAGCTTTTAGAAGGTTATCAGATTGGGAAAAACCTGACTTGGCAGTTGGGATCAATTGTCAATCTCTCGAAGCATTTTCAGCTAACTTTTCAATATCACGGACGCACGTCTCCCCAAATAAAAACAATTCACACTGGAACTGTAATGGTTAAGGCTTTCTTTTAATCGTTAAATATCAATAAATTATATTAACAATTCCCTTTTTTGTGATTTTTCTTCCTGATATTGTGTATTCAGCTTGCCAAATATAAGCTCCTTTTGGCACAAGGCTTCTATTATATACGCCGTTCCACTTTCTATCAACGCTGTGAGTGAGGAAAAGAGTAGCTCCCTGTTTGTTATAGATTGTCATTGTAAATGTCTCAGGATAAAAACGGGTCACTACAGGACCAAAGGTGTCGTTAACTCCATCTCCATCAGGAACAAATGCGTTGGGCCATAGAAGATCGTCGTGAAGTGTAATGCAAACGACATTGCTAAATATTGAAAGAGTATCGTTTGTTGCCTGAATATAAAAGCAAATTCTTTCTGCTCCTCCTGCGTCTGATTCTATGATGTACCTATAAGAATTCCCAGATGTAAAACTCTCTATTAACTCCACTTGTCCATCGTCTTTAAATAGCTTATAATTAAGTCCTAAAACAGAATTAACGCTGTTCCATTGTAATATGATATCATCGCCAGTATCAGAATGCTTTAAAAGGATTGATTCTACCGCTAAACTATTGTCGTACTCGGTGCCGCAAATATCAATAATAGCTGGTTTGAAGAAATATATCTCTTTTGTTGATTTGACCGTAAATTTAGCTGTGCCTGATAAATCGGGTTTAACAGAAATACGACTATGTGGAGAGTTCAAATTGTTTTTATAAGTATAAAGAACAGCAGAGTCAGTATCTCGGTAGAATCTGTTTTTAACCTCAATGTTAAACGTTTTGCCTGAATTGTCAATTATTGAAACAGACGAATTCTTTGAAATATTGATAGTGTCGGCTGTATAGGGGCGAAAAGCAGAGGTTGAACTTCCTGTGTCCCACGTTGCCCGAACAGCTATTAAGTGAGACTCTCCTCTGATAACAGAAGTTGATCCATAATTGTTATTCCCATGGTTTCTGTTGTCAACATCAACACCGTTTGATATGCAAATAGTTGAATATTTTACATTTGTTGATCCCACATAACTACTCCATGATAAATTGAGTTCCGATTGACATAAATGATAAGCTTCGAAATCAAATGTAATATAGGAGTGAGGTAAAGACATCCCTGACAGACTATCCGTAGAACTCATTGACGCAATCGTATACAGCCAGTTTTCATTGATTACATCAACATTATTATCGATATAAGTATATGGAGATGAGGCACTAACCGTATCAATCGCTATATAGGCAAAATCTTGGACAGTTTTCCTGTAGATTACAAATCGTGTTATACTAACGTCATGTTCCACATGCCAGGCCATTCGTACTTGATTATTGGAAGCTACTGTTACAGAGTCAATCGTTGGTATAGGTATTGTTTGTGATTTCAATTTTACTGAGCTGAAAAACAGACACACCAACGAAAAGCATAATACTTTAAAAGTAAAGTCATCCCTAAGAATAGTCGTCTTAACTGTAATTAATTTGTTCATTTAGTAGGTTTTAGTCCCAAAGATATAAAAACAAGTATTAAAAAAAGATAGCTTGACGTTATAATTTGTGTACAAATAATTATTTTTGCAACGCAAAAGCCACCTTAGCTCAGTCGGTAGAGCAGGTCATTCGTAATGATCAGGTCGCGGGTTCGAGTCCCGTGGGTGGCTCTTTTGGAAAACTTAAAAAAACATATATTTGGCTTGTGGTTGGAATCAGGGTAAGGTTAGGAACTTTGTGTGTTCCCCTCCTGGTTCCAATTTTGTTTTAAGTGTATTGTTTGAGTTGCTGTTGCAACAAGTCGTAAAAAAAAGGCTGTCTATATTTTTAAGACAGCCCCCAATTATAAAAAAACTATCCTTTGTTATTGGAACCTAAGACATGAACAATCTTATGTTTATAAAGCTCTTTTAATTTATCTCTGGCTGGTCCCAAATATTTACGTGGATCAAACTCGGCAGGTTTGGTCGCCATAACTTCACGTACTGCTGCTGTCATAGCTAAACGTCCATCTGAGTCGATGTTAATTTTACATACAGACGATGTTGCTGCACGACGTAATTGATCTTCAGGTATGCCAATGGCGTCTTTCAAAGCTCCACCATATTTATTAATAGTTTTAACTAAATCTTGTGGAACTGATGATGAACCGTGTAAAACAATTGGGAATCCCGGTATTCTTCTCTCTATCTCTTCAAGTATATCAAAACGTAGTGGAGGTGGTACTAATGTTCCGTCTGCGCTACGTGTACACTGTTCCGGTGTAAATTTATTTGCTCCGTGCGATGTTCCAATTGAAATTGCCAATGAGTCAACCTTTGTTTTTTTAACAAAATCCTCAACCTCATCCGGATTGGTGTATGTATGAGTTTCTGCTTTAACATCGTCTTCAATTCCTGCTAAAACTCCCAGCTCTCCCTCAACAGTTACATCATACTTGTGTGCATAATCGACAACTTGCCTGGTCAGAGCAACGTTCTCATCATATGGGAGATGCGATCCGTCGATCATAACCGAAGAGAATCCCATTTCAATACAGCTTTTACATAACTCAAAAGTATCTCCATGGTCTAAATGTAGCACAATTGGTATATTGTGTCCAAGTTCCTTAGCATACTCAACAGCACCTTGTGCCATATATCTGAGTAAAGTTTGGTTTGCGTATTTGC
This is a stretch of genomic DNA from Bacteroidales bacterium. It encodes these proteins:
- a CDS encoding efflux RND transporter periplasmic adaptor subunit, whose protein sequence is MKNIKQLLLLGFIFVLINGCGNSKPENDAIVRKVKVAAIEKASDTETKEFSGIIKESRAVNLSFRVAGPIKAIYVKQGDFVKQGALVAEMDPRDYQLQLSVAQAEYNKVTTETSRVIELYKQNAVTEADYQKVVAGEKMITAQLNRAKDQLNDTKLYAPFSGYIQNINFQKGEIVNIGMPIADLLDVNSYKVEVDIPSKLFVERDKIKKVTCKLNIDDASEIPLQLLNYQAKANSSLLYRMYYGLGPQSDKRVFPGMEVAITMEYKRTDSNDLVIPLGAIFYNNEEPNIWIVNKSDSIVNKYAIEIGEIYGDGKVSIKSGLKGDETIVVSGVNSLKDNEKVEIIEPISETNIGGLL
- a CDS encoding class II fructose-1,6-bisphosphate aldolase, giving the protein MISYKELGLVNSREMFAKAIAEKYAIPAFNFNNMEQMQAIIQACVETKSPVILQVSSGARKYANQTLLRYMAQGAVEYAKELGHNIPIVLHLDHGDTFELCKSCIEMGFSSVMIDGSHLPYDENVALTRQVVDYAHKYDVTVEGELGVLAGIEDDVKAETHTYTNPDEVEDFVKKTKVDSLAISIGTSHGANKFTPEQCTRSADGTLVPPPLRFDILEEIERRIPGFPIVLHGSSSVPQDLVKTINKYGGALKDAIGIPEDQLRRAATSSVCKINIDSDGRLAMTAAVREVMATKPAEFDPRKYLGPARDKLKELYKHKIVHVLGSNNKG
- a CDS encoding T9SS type B sorting domain-containing protein — protein: MNKLITVKTTILRDDFTFKVLCFSLVCLFFSSVKLKSQTIPIPTIDSVTVASNNQVRMAWHVEHDVSITRFVIYRKTVQDFAYIAIDTVSASSPYTYIDNNVDVINENWLYTIASMSSTDSLSGMSLPHSYITFDFEAYHLCQSELNLSWSSYVGSTNVKYSTICISNGVDVDNRNHGNNNYGSTSVIRGESHLIAVRATWDTGSSTSAFRPYTADTINISKNSSVSIIDNSGKTFNIEVKNRFYRDTDSAVLYTYKNNLNSPHSRISVKPDLSGTAKFTVKSTKEIYFFKPAIIDICGTEYDNSLAVESILLKHSDTGDDIILQWNSVNSVLGLNYKLFKDDGQVELIESFTSGNSYRYIIESDAGGAERICFYIQATNDTLSIFSNVVCITLHDDLLWPNAFVPDGDGVNDTFGPVVTRFYPETFTMTIYNKQGATLFLTHSVDRKWNGVYNRSLVPKGAYIWQAEYTISGRKITKKGIVNIIY